In Methanoregula formicica SMSP, the DNA window TGGTGCAGGGTTGTCTCGGCCTCGCCAACCAGGGCCCGGTAATGCTCGCGGAACTCACGGTCCGAGGTGTCGACAAGCACCTGTTCGCCGGTCTCGGGGTCTTCGAGCTCGATGAGCCCCACGTCCGGCAGCTCGCGCTCGCGTTCGTCCCGGACCCGGAGCGCGATCACTTCGTGGCGCTGGCGCAGGATCCGGAGGGGCCGCATGAAATCGGGCGAGATGAAGTCCGACAGGATGATGACCGAACTCTTTCGGGAGAGCACCTTTGCGAGGAAGCGGGCGGCAACCCCGAGGTCGGTCCTGTCCGAGACCGGCTTGTGGTCGATCATTGTGTTGAGGATCCCGGCAAGGTGCTTCTTTCCCCGGTGGGCCGGGATGAACTTCTCTACCCGGTCCGAGAAGAGCAGGAGGCCGACCCGGTCGTTGTTTCTGAGTGCTGCAAAGCCGAGGCTTGCCACGAGTTCGAGGATCTTCTTCTGCTTGGTTGTCTCCGAGCCAAAGGAGCCGGAACCGGAGATGTCGGCCATGAAGTAGAAGGTCTGGTCGCGCTCCTCGGTGTACTCCTTGACGAACGGATGGTTGTACCGGGCGGTCACTTTCCAGTCAATCGAGCGTATGTCGTCGCCGGGCACGTACTCCCGGATCTCGGCAAACTCGATCCCCCGGCCCCGGAAGACCGAGTGGTGGAGTCCGTACTGGAGGCCCTCGACCAGGATGCCGGTCTTCAGTTCGATCTTTTTGATCTGGCGGATCAGTTCGTTCCGGTCTTCCATATGCCATCCCCTCCCGATCGGGTATGGGTTCGTGGACGTGTCGTACAGCCTCTGTTTGTCAGCAGGACGGTTGCTGTCATGGGACCTTCACCACAGAAAGGATGCGGTCGATGATCGTGTCGGTGGTGATGCCATCGGCCTCGCCTTCGTAGTTGAGGATGATCCGGTGGCGCAGGACGTCG includes these proteins:
- a CDS encoding DUF58 domain-containing protein; this translates as MEDRNELIRQIKKIELKTGILVEGLQYGLHHSVFRGRGIEFAEIREYVPGDDIRSIDWKVTARYNHPFVKEYTEERDQTFYFMADISGSGSFGSETTKQKKILELVASLGFAALRNNDRVGLLLFSDRVEKFIPAHRGKKHLAGILNTMIDHKPVSDRTDLGVAARFLAKVLSRKSSVIILSDFISPDFMRPLRILRQRHEVIALRVRDERERELPDVGLIELEDPETGEQVLVDTSDREFREHYRALVGEAETTLHHELARHRIHEIALSTDEPYEVPLKRFFSGIAGRRDHYAGIL